The following DNA comes from Spirulina major PCC 6313.
GTTGGCCGATGGCGTTGGTCAATTACGGAATTGTGACGATGATGTCCGGTTTGATCTTGGCGAAACTCTTTGCTGTGAATCACATTGGGATGCCGTCGGTATCAGGTGACCATGGCATGTCGTTTATTGAGCAACAAGTTGTGACATCCCGCAATGTGATAATTCCGCGTTGGTTGGACGATTACTTTGGGGGATTGAATTACCAAATTGAGCATCATTTATTTCCTTGGATTCCGATTAGTCGCTATCGGCAGATTAGCCCTCTGGTGAAGTCATTTTGCCAGCAACATGCGATCGCCTATGTCGAAGAAGACCTGATCGCCTCCCTGCGCAGTGTGACCCGCCATCTCGATCGGGTGGGACAAACGGAACGCTAAGGCCTAGGGGAATCGGACGATTTGCACCGCCCCGGCCCTTTGGCTGGGGCGGTTTGCCGTGGGGCGATCAAGATCCGCCTGGGTTGTTCTACGATGTGGGACGATGGCCGGATAATGGTCTGGATTATGCAATCTCCAAAAATTCATCCCCCATGCTGTCTGATCTGCCCCCCCTGACGACCCAAACCATTTGGGACATTGTTAATGATGTGGTCGATGATGCGATCGCCAATCAACTGGTCTGGCAAGCCCTCGGCTATCGCTATGACCCTGACCGCCAAGTATGGGACACCGAGGCGGTTGACCCCAGTTGGCGCGACGACTACCCCGAACCGCCGGACTTCATCGCCCATCGTCCCCCCACCGTCAAGCTCACCCGCTCCATCCCCCAACCCGATAAACAATTACTGAAAGAGGAGTTGGGTTTTAAGGGTTACAAGTTGGGCGAATTTGGCCCGCGCCAAACCCGTCGTGCCACCATTGCCAACTGGTTACTGAGTTACCGAAAACAACAAGCCGAAGCGGGATAACAGGATGCAGCAATCAAGGCCCTGCGGGGTCTTTGCTGCGATCGCCATTGCACAATTTTCAGACAACTCGTAGCCAATCAGACAAGACGAAATTAGGATCATGCGCTACGGTGCAACTATTGTTACAACCTGAGCACCCTCCAGACCGGTCTAGTGGGTTGGTGCAAACGTTCGTTATTTTATGAAACCGAGATTATGGTGACTGTTGCCACAAAACCATCCATCCAGCTAGTTGAATCTGCAACCCATGAGTTACTCGCATGGGCCCACGCAGTTGATCATTCCTCCCTCACTATCTTTGAAAAAGGCTTAAAACTTGCCACTCGTCTCGGTGCGCATTATCGAGAGGATGGACTTGTGGAAATTGGCTTTTGGACACCGCAACTGATGGCCCAAGTGATGCGGAAACTCGAAATTTATTTTGAAGTCCTCACCCCGATCAGTCCCATTGATGTCAGTGTGCCGGAACAGGTGGTGCAATTTCGACGCGATCGCCTCAACCTCATGCAGCAGGGTGAATTTCACTGGGGCGTGATTGAAGGAATGACCCCCGGCAACCAGGATCAAATCGGCTCGTTTTATTGGTTACGCTACATCGATCAAAACGAACAACTCCAAGCCATCCGTGATCCCCTGGCCCATTCACTTCCCTACGGCATCTTCGCCCCGGCGGAACTCTACGATGTCAACGCCTTACAGCGCGATCGCACCGACCTCGACTACATCCGGCGCACCAGCGCCTCCGCCCTCCCCGAAAGCGAAGGCATTCACCTCTCCGCCGGCACCAACCGCATTCCCCGCGTCCGTGCCCCCCGCAATATCCTGCAATTGCACATCGGCACCGCCTCCAAAGAAGGCACCTTCGCCGGCCTCACCCGCATCTACCAAACCATCTCCGACAAACTCGCCCAAGGGGAAACCCTCTCCCCCGTCGAAGAAGCCTACGTGGGCTATGATGCGGTGCAATTTTTACCCACCGAACCCACCATCGAATACCGCGACGAATACAGCCCCGAAAGTGAATTTTTCTCCTTCATTGGCGAAGACGATGGCATCATCGACATCGAACTGACCAAACCCAACACCCAAGATTGGGGCTATGATGTCCCGATTCTCGGCTCTAGCACCACCAACGCCGCCTTACTCAGCAGCCTCCGCCCCAATGAAGTGATTGACTTGATCAGCACGCTGCATAACTTTTCCACGGGGCCCATTCAGGTGATTTATGACCTGGTGTACGGCCATGCGGACAACCAATCGGAATTGTTGCTGCCCCATCAGTTCCTCAAAGGCCCCAATATGTACGGGCAAGACCTTAACCATCAACTCCCGATGGTGCGGGCGATTTTCCTCGAAATGCAGCGGCGGAAGATCAACACCGGAGCCGATGGCATTCGGGTGGATGGCGGTCAAGATTTCCGCTTCTTTAATCCTCTGTCGGGGCGGGTTGAATATGATGATGCTTACCTGCTTGCCATGAGTGATTTGGTGCAGGAAATCGAAGGATGTCAGCGTCTATTGTTCACGA
Coding sequences within:
- the gghA gene encoding glucosylglycerol hydrolase, whose amino-acid sequence is MTVATKPSIQLVESATHELLAWAHAVDHSSLTIFEKGLKLATRLGAHYREDGLVEIGFWTPQLMAQVMRKLEIYFEVLTPISPIDVSVPEQVVQFRRDRLNLMQQGEFHWGVIEGMTPGNQDQIGSFYWLRYIDQNEQLQAIRDPLAHSLPYGIFAPAELYDVNALQRDRTDLDYIRRTSASALPESEGIHLSAGTNRIPRVRAPRNILQLHIGTASKEGTFAGLTRIYQTISDKLAQGETLSPVEEAYVGYDAVQFLPTEPTIEYRDEYSPESEFFSFIGEDDGIIDIELTKPNTQDWGYDVPILGSSTTNAALLSSLRPNEVIDLISTLHNFSTGPIQVIYDLVYGHADNQSELLLPHQFLKGPNMYGQDLNHQLPMVRAIFLEMQRRKINTGADGIRVDGGQDFRFFNPLSGRVEYDDAYLLAMSDLVQEIEGCQRLLFTIYEDGRPWPQEGWEEISTYRELVELKPEAYQWGPLIFAHNTPTLNDVWEKKWRRVCEVMYEGDRWITGCANHDTVRRGNQVDTNADINWHLGKTLPEVLRKAYDNPAVTLWVYGFSPGLPMDFINATLHAPWMFFRNTDERYGVKVVSEEAGFLDWQVTPDLFKRKHAFRRLKSLGFKHIEELREFSQALNTVMEEKDYNISEVVEAIRLCVEGRGDSCEMPKIRGLRRPGMLRFLSKMDLDRLKQFARWFMEDCYEVCNVSHYPRMVNAAQTSHNLSLRQFRHRYPWLRHNLSGTDRFNKMSSEKTTVFYGVRSNPERPDEQIAMVAHMGGSPTQIKLGDLLQLEGKDWEMAIASPGLEIKNLDAFELQDTQGVLLTQKEIT
- a CDS encoding DUF1823 family protein, with the translated sequence MSDLPPLTTQTIWDIVNDVVDDAIANQLVWQALGYRYDPDRQVWDTEAVDPSWRDDYPEPPDFIAHRPPTVKLTRSIPQPDKQLLKEELGFKGYKLGEFGPRQTRRATIANWLLSYRKQQAEAG